In one Burkholderiales bacterium GJ-E10 genomic region, the following are encoded:
- a CDS encoding protein CyaY yields the protein MSETQFLHRVEETLVRIEAALDEAGVDADCSRSGHVLTIELENGAQIVVNAQAPTRQIWVASRSSGAMHFDADADRWIDRRSGAELFESLSRVVTALRGAETHLLG from the coding sequence ATGAGCGAAACGCAATTCCTGCATCGCGTCGAGGAGACGCTGGTGCGGATCGAGGCCGCACTCGATGAAGCCGGCGTCGACGCCGATTGTTCCCGGTCCGGACATGTCCTGACGATCGAACTGGAAAATGGCGCGCAGATCGTCGTCAACGCACAGGCGCCGACGCGTCAGATCTGGGTGGCCTCGCGCAGCAGCGGAGCGATGCATTTCGATGCCGACGCCGATCGCTGGATCGATCGGCGCAGTGGCGCGGAGCTGTTCGAAAGCCTGTCGCGGGTGGTGACGGCCTTGCGGGGGGCGGAAACGCATCTCCTCGGGTGA
- a CDS encoding membrane protein ComM, which produces MAFELPFFSSKTPPLIGLDVGSSSIKLVELADAGDGVVRLERYAVEPIPRGAVVDGNIDKIDVVADAVRRAWRRSGTRIKNVAMALPTSAVITKRIALPGNLREEEMEMQVESEANQYIPFALDEVSLDFQVLGSIPNSPEDVEVLIAASRKEKVEDRLAVVQAAGLNPLVVDVESFASRAALERLIGQLPNQGEGLVIAVFYIGANTTGVSVMLDGEAIYEREQPFGGQQLTGDISRAYGIPAEEAEQKKRSGDLPANYEDEVLKPFVDSATTEITRALQFFFTSTPYTRVDQIMLAGGSSVLAGLPEALMERAQVPTSVISPFKGMELSPNIRERQLRLDAPALLTPCGLAMRRFDK; this is translated from the coding sequence TTGGCCTTCGAATTGCCGTTTTTTTCGTCCAAGACGCCGCCGCTGATCGGGCTCGACGTCGGCTCGTCGAGCATCAAGCTCGTCGAGCTGGCGGATGCGGGGGATGGGGTGGTGCGCCTGGAGCGGTATGCCGTCGAGCCGATCCCGCGTGGCGCCGTCGTCGACGGCAATATCGACAAGATCGACGTGGTCGCCGACGCGGTGCGGCGCGCTTGGCGGCGGTCCGGCACGCGGATCAAGAACGTCGCCATGGCCCTCCCGACCTCGGCCGTCATCACCAAGCGCATCGCGCTTCCCGGCAACCTCCGGGAAGAAGAGATGGAGATGCAGGTCGAGAGCGAGGCAAACCAGTACATTCCGTTTGCCCTCGACGAGGTCAGCCTCGATTTCCAGGTGCTGGGGTCGATTCCCAACTCCCCGGAAGACGTCGAAGTGCTGATCGCCGCCTCGCGCAAGGAGAAGGTCGAGGACCGTCTGGCGGTGGTGCAGGCCGCCGGACTCAATCCGCTGGTGGTCGACGTCGAATCCTTCGCATCCCGGGCGGCGCTGGAGCGGTTGATCGGACAGCTTCCCAACCAGGGGGAGGGTCTGGTCATTGCCGTGTTCTACATCGGCGCCAACACCACCGGCGTGAGCGTCATGCTGGATGGCGAGGCGATCTACGAACGCGAGCAGCCGTTCGGCGGGCAGCAGCTCACCGGCGACATCTCTCGCGCGTATGGCATTCCGGCCGAAGAAGCCGAACAGAAAAAGCGCAGCGGCGACCTCCCCGCCAATTATGAGGACGAGGTCCTCAAGCCGTTCGTCGATTCGGCGACGACGGAGATCACGCGAGCCCTGCAGTTCTTCTTCACCTCGACGCCATACACGCGCGTGGATCAGATCATGCTGGCGGGCGGCTCTTCCGTGCTGGCGGGACTTCCCGAAGCGCTGATGGAGCGCGCCCAGGTGCCGACCTCGGTCATTTCGCCCTTCAAGGGGATGGAGCTGTCGCCGAACATCCGGGAGCGCCAACTGCGCCTCGATGCCCCGGCGCTGCTCACGCCCTGCGGATTGGCGATGCGGAGATTCGACAAGTGA
- a CDS encoding cytochrome C4, with product MKSMKFQKIPASACAAVRAAVPCLVFAVGAAIAPAASAQGGAANPAVDPQAGKQLVDQVCSGCHGAGGNSTVPNIPKIAGQHSDYLIKQLVDFAKPAEDKSSRSNAIMSGIASSLTPADRRNVAAWLSAQKMSPGAPAADKAEWEIGQRLFRTGSPREAVPACAGCHGPNGDGLPARYPKLAGQNADYIDAQLRAFRDGTRHNNEAMQQIAFRLSDPNIKALVTYISSLHSQ from the coding sequence ATGAAATCCATGAAATTCCAAAAAATCCCGGCGAGCGCTTGCGCGGCGGTCCGCGCGGCGGTTCCATGCCTCGTGTTCGCAGTGGGCGCAGCCATCGCCCCGGCGGCCAGCGCCCAGGGCGGCGCAGCGAATCCCGCCGTCGATCCGCAAGCCGGCAAACAACTCGTGGACCAGGTCTGCAGCGGTTGCCACGGAGCCGGCGGCAATTCCACCGTGCCGAACATTCCCAAGATCGCAGGCCAGCACAGCGACTATCTCATCAAGCAGCTTGTGGACTTCGCCAAGCCGGCCGAAGACAAGAGTTCGCGCAGCAACGCCATTATGAGCGGAATCGCCTCGTCGCTCACGCCGGCAGACCGGCGCAATGTCGCCGCGTGGCTTTCGGCGCAGAAAATGAGCCCCGGCGCGCCGGCGGCCGACAAGGCGGAGTGGGAGATCGGACAGCGTCTCTTCCGCACGGGAAGTCCCCGGGAGGCCGTGCCGGCGTGTGCCGGGTGTCACGGGCCGAACGGCGACGGCCTGCCGGCCCGGTATCCGAAGCTCGCCGGCCAGAATGCCGACTACATCGACGCACAGCTGCGCGCATTCCGGGATGGAACCCGGCACAACAACGAGGCGATGCAGCAGATCGCGTTCCGTTTGTCGGATCCCAACATCAAGGCGCTGGTGACCTACATTTCCAGCCTGCACTCGCAGTAA
- a CDS encoding probable GTP-binding protein EngB, with product MNNSPRFETATFATSVAELEGLSSAPLAMLPELAFVGRSNAGKSSAINILTQQRRLAFASKTPGRTQMLNFFTVLDDAPLAQRKPCGYLVDLPGYGFAKTDDATRARWDGLVGGYLHGRRMLRGVVLVMDARRPLLPADEALIAWVCGRDDLDGFRLHMLLTKADQIGTMQRRAVLGQAEHRAEELPLPVSVQLFSALDRTGLDELRETAAEMLGSVDEAEPGDQE from the coding sequence GTGAACAATTCCCCTCGCTTTGAAACCGCCACGTTCGCCACATCGGTGGCGGAACTGGAAGGACTCTCATCCGCACCGCTCGCGATGCTGCCCGAGCTGGCGTTCGTCGGCCGCTCCAATGCCGGCAAATCCTCGGCGATCAACATCCTGACCCAGCAGCGGCGTCTCGCCTTCGCGTCGAAGACTCCCGGGCGGACGCAGATGCTCAACTTCTTTACGGTGCTCGACGACGCTCCGCTCGCACAGCGGAAGCCGTGCGGGTATCTGGTCGACCTCCCGGGATACGGGTTCGCCAAGACCGATGACGCCACCCGCGCGCGCTGGGATGGGCTCGTAGGAGGCTATCTGCACGGCAGGCGGATGTTGCGGGGGGTGGTGCTGGTCATGGACGCCCGCCGGCCGCTGTTGCCGGCCGATGAGGCGCTGATCGCATGGGTCTGTGGCCGGGATGACCTCGACGGGTTCCGGCTGCATATGTTGCTCACCAAGGCGGACCAGATCGGCACGATGCAACGCAGGGCGGTCCTGGGTCAGGCGGAACACCGCGCCGAGGAGTTGCCGCTACCGGTTTCCGTACAATTGTTCTCCGCGCTCGACCGCACGGGGCTGGACGAATTGCGCGAAACCGCCGCGGAAATGCTGGGCAGCGTTGATGAGGCGGAACCCGGAGATCAGGAATGA
- a CDS encoding type IV pilus biogenesis protein PilN, giving the protein MTIRINLLPHREERRKRQKNLFFAMTGVSALAGAALVLFGWVVLDGYVSAQRNRNEIISRANARLDIQIHEIASLRRDLASLRAREKAVEDLQSGRNEPVYLFGELTRLTPDGVFLRSIDEHGNQVRVEGWAASNERVSEYLRNLQDNGRFVERPQLIEIRVAAQGPKGIPRRVFEFSLEFLMKKPSHSTTGTTPAGAAPTRAAKA; this is encoded by the coding sequence GTGACCATCCGCATCAACCTGCTGCCGCATCGCGAGGAACGGCGGAAACGCCAGAAGAACCTTTTTTTCGCGATGACGGGCGTCAGCGCGCTGGCGGGGGCCGCGCTCGTGCTGTTCGGGTGGGTTGTGCTCGACGGCTACGTCAGCGCGCAGCGCAACCGCAACGAGATCATTTCCCGCGCCAATGCCCGCCTCGACATCCAGATCCACGAGATCGCATCGCTGCGTCGTGATCTCGCGTCCCTGCGGGCCCGGGAGAAGGCGGTCGAAGACCTGCAGTCGGGGCGCAATGAACCGGTATACCTGTTCGGCGAACTGACGCGGCTGACACCGGATGGAGTTTTCCTTCGGTCGATCGACGAGCACGGCAACCAGGTGCGGGTGGAGGGCTGGGCGGCGTCGAACGAACGCGTTTCGGAGTACCTGCGCAATCTGCAGGACAATGGACGCTTCGTGGAGCGCCCGCAGCTCATCGAGATCCGGGTTGCGGCCCAGGGGCCGAAAGGCATTCCCCGGCGCGTATTCGAGTTCTCGCTCGAATTTTTGATGAAAAAGCCCAGCCACTCCACCACCGGCACCACGCCGGCGGGCGCCGCGCCGACGCGTGCGGCGAAGGCGTGA
- a CDS encoding NADH:flavin oxidoreductase/NADH oxidase, whose translation MSQLFAPIRLRSIAVPNRIGMSPMCQYSAQDGLPQDWHFAHYGARAIGGVGLIVFEATAVAPEGRISPGDLGLWEERQVAPLAGIVRFVRAQGAVPTIQLAHAGRKGSIGRGWEAQRVLTTAEGGWPVVAPSAMPFNDVYAMPRALDRADIRRVVAQFAAAAGRAREAGFQAVEVHAAHGYLLHQFLSPLANRRDDEYGGSFDNRARLLCEVVAAVRGVWPEDLPVLVRLSATDWVEGGWSADDTVALSARLKDLGVDLIDVSSAGLLPSVPVPAGPGYQTEFAARVRREAGIAVAAVGAITAPAQADHIIRTGQADMTFLGRELLRDPHWPLSAARALGVAAPWPNAYLRAAPAGAPGR comes from the coding sequence ATGTCGCAGCTTTTTGCGCCGATCCGCCTGCGTTCCATCGCCGTACCCAACCGCATCGGCATGTCTCCGATGTGCCAGTATTCCGCGCAGGACGGGCTCCCCCAGGATTGGCACTTCGCCCACTATGGTGCCCGCGCGATCGGAGGCGTAGGCCTGATCGTGTTCGAGGCGACCGCGGTTGCCCCGGAGGGGCGCATCAGTCCGGGCGATCTCGGACTCTGGGAAGAACGGCAGGTCGCTCCGCTTGCCGGGATCGTGCGGTTCGTCCGTGCCCAGGGCGCGGTGCCGACGATTCAGCTCGCGCATGCCGGGCGCAAGGGAAGCATCGGGCGCGGCTGGGAGGCGCAGCGCGTGCTGACCACGGCGGAGGGGGGATGGCCGGTGGTTGCGCCGTCCGCGATGCCATTCAACGATGTGTACGCGATGCCGCGGGCGCTCGATCGCGCGGACATCCGGCGCGTGGTCGCGCAGTTTGCCGCCGCGGCCGGCCGCGCGCGCGAGGCGGGGTTCCAGGCCGTCGAGGTGCATGCGGCGCACGGCTATCTGCTGCACCAGTTTCTGTCGCCGCTTGCGAACCGGCGTGACGATGAGTACGGCGGATCGTTCGACAATCGCGCGCGCCTGCTGTGCGAGGTCGTCGCGGCCGTGCGTGGCGTATGGCCGGAGGACCTTCCGGTTCTGGTGCGCCTGTCGGCAACGGATTGGGTCGAAGGCGGTTGGTCGGCGGACGACACCGTTGCGCTCTCCGCCAGGCTCAAGGACCTCGGCGTCGATCTGATCGACGTTTCGTCGGCTGGCTTGCTGCCATCGGTCCCCGTTCCGGCGGGACCGGGATACCAGACGGAATTTGCTGCCCGGGTGCGTCGCGAGGCGGGCATTGCCGTTGCCGCGGTCGGGGCGATCACGGCACCGGCGCAGGCCGATCACATCATTCGTACGGGACAGGCCGACATGACGTTTCTCGGCCGCGAACTGCTGCGCGATCCGCATTGGCCGCTGTCGGCAGCGCGAGCGCTGGGCGTTGCGGCACCATGGCCGAACGCCTATCTTCGCGCCGCGCCCGCGGGAGCGCCTGGCCGGTAG
- a CDS encoding diaminopimelate decarboxylase, which yields MAGTHPTAGQRGAGKARDDERERAGADPVGSARRPDRYDPDAGDKPGAAEPAMTTAPDAAFPLIDNQLHCEGVALESVAQRYGTPTYVYSRQAVLDPFLRYADALAGRRGLVCYAVKANSNLGILHLLARAGAGFDIVSGGELARVLAAGAPASRVVFSGVGKRADEIADALAAGIACFNVESEAELHLVDAIAQRLGRRAPVSLRVNPDVDPQTHPYISTGLKSNKFGIPIGDAPALYQRAAGMAGLEVVGVDCHIGSQLTSIAPMLDAANRVFDLVDRIEHDGIPIPHLDFGGGLGIAYRDEDPPEIEAWVAAILSCADRRGHGDKFFLLEPGRSIVGNAGALLTRVLHCKPGAEKNFAIVDAAMNDLIRPTLYDAWMDVRAVRPRPGMPKTFDVVGPVCESGDWLARERALCIEEGDLLAVLSAGAYGMSMASNYNSRGRPAEVLIDGTQMHLVRRRETIDDLIALESVVPE from the coding sequence TTGGCCGGTACACACCCCACCGCCGGCCAGCGCGGCGCCGGAAAAGCCCGCGACGACGAGCGCGAGCGGGCCGGCGCCGACCCCGTCGGCAGCGCCCGACGCCCAGACCGATACGACCCGGACGCCGGCGACAAGCCCGGCGCCGCCGAGCCAGCCATGACCACTGCACCCGACGCGGCATTCCCGCTGATCGACAACCAGCTGCACTGCGAAGGCGTGGCGCTGGAATCCGTTGCGCAACGCTACGGCACGCCGACCTACGTCTACTCCCGGCAAGCGGTGCTCGATCCGTTCCTGCGCTACGCCGATGCCCTTGCGGGGCGGCGGGGTCTCGTTTGCTATGCCGTGAAGGCGAACTCCAATCTGGGGATCCTCCACCTTCTCGCGCGCGCCGGCGCGGGTTTCGACATCGTTTCCGGGGGCGAACTGGCGCGCGTTCTTGCCGCGGGTGCCCCGGCGTCGCGCGTGGTGTTTTCCGGCGTCGGCAAGCGCGCCGACGAAATCGCGGATGCGCTGGCCGCCGGGATCGCATGTTTCAACGTCGAGTCGGAAGCGGAGTTGCATCTGGTCGATGCGATCGCGCAGCGCCTGGGGCGCCGCGCACCGGTGTCGCTGCGCGTCAACCCCGATGTCGACCCGCAGACCCATCCCTACATTTCCACCGGATTGAAATCCAACAAGTTCGGCATTCCGATCGGCGATGCGCCAGCCCTCTACCAACGTGCGGCGGGCATGGCGGGACTGGAGGTCGTCGGCGTCGACTGTCATATCGGCTCGCAGTTGACCTCGATCGCCCCCATGCTCGACGCGGCCAACCGGGTCTTCGACCTCGTCGATCGGATCGAACACGATGGGATCCCGATCCCCCACCTCGATTTCGGCGGCGGTCTGGGCATCGCCTATCGCGATGAGGATCCGCCGGAGATCGAAGCCTGGGTGGCGGCCATCCTGTCCTGCGCCGACCGTCGCGGCCACGGCGACAAATTCTTTCTGCTCGAACCTGGCCGCTCCATCGTCGGCAACGCCGGCGCCCTGCTTACCCGGGTCCTGCACTGCAAGCCGGGGGCGGAAAAAAACTTTGCCATTGTCGATGCGGCGATGAACGACCTCATCCGGCCCACGTTGTACGACGCCTGGATGGATGTGCGTGCGGTACGTCCGCGCCCCGGCATGCCAAAGACCTTCGACGTCGTCGGACCGGTGTGTGAAAGCGGCGACTGGCTCGCGCGCGAGCGCGCGCTGTGCATCGAAGAAGGGGATTTGCTTGCCGTGCTTTCCGCAGGCGCATACGGCATGAGCATGGCAAGCAATTACAACAGTCGTGGTCGGCCCGCAGAGGTGCTCATCGACGGAACGCAAATGCATCTCGTACGCAGACGCGAAACGATCGACGATCTGATCGCACTGGAATCCGTGGTGCCCGAGTGA
- a CDS encoding PilO type IV pilus assembly protein, translating into MAIKIPVSDITAKFQGLTLENVGTWPLLPRATLWAALVLVCALVGYFALWSGQLAQLDQLRQQEVSLKEQYRYKLAQAINLDDLRRQKEQVGQYVLMLEKQLPSKAEMDALLSDINQAGIGRGLQFELFRPGRVVVRDYYAELPIAIRLSGRYDDLGAFATDIADLPRIVTLNDIKLRTNKDMTLTLDATAKTYRYLDEEELAARRRTRMKGRRK; encoded by the coding sequence ATGGCGATCAAGATTCCCGTATCGGACATCACGGCCAAATTCCAGGGCCTTACGCTCGAGAACGTCGGCACCTGGCCGCTGCTCCCGCGCGCCACCCTGTGGGCGGCCCTGGTTCTGGTGTGTGCGTTGGTGGGCTATTTCGCGCTCTGGAGCGGGCAGTTGGCCCAGCTCGACCAGTTGCGCCAGCAGGAGGTTTCCCTCAAGGAGCAGTACCGCTACAAGCTCGCGCAGGCGATCAACCTCGATGACCTGCGGCGCCAGAAGGAGCAGGTCGGACAGTATGTCCTGATGCTCGAGAAGCAGTTGCCGAGCAAGGCGGAGATGGACGCACTGCTGTCCGACATCAACCAGGCGGGGATCGGTCGCGGATTGCAGTTCGAGTTGTTTCGCCCGGGACGGGTGGTGGTGCGCGACTACTACGCGGAGCTGCCGATCGCGATCCGTCTATCGGGACGCTATGACGATCTGGGCGCATTCGCGACCGACATCGCCGATCTTCCCCGCATCGTCACGCTCAACGACATCAAGTTGCGGACGAACAAGGACATGACGCTGACGCTCGATGCGACGGCGAAGACCTACCGGTATCTGGACGAAGAAGAGCTGGCGGCGCGCCGCCGTACGCGGATGAAGGGCAGGCGGAAATGA
- a CDS encoding penicillin-binding protein, 1A family, with translation MRLIGFLVVVIGAGAACAAFLGAMLFALAYHRLPSTEALTNYRPKLPLRVWSADGVLLGEFGEERRRFVALRDVPKPLKEAILAAEDTNFYQHGGFDAAGILRAMVADIVSGHRVQGASTITMQVARNFFLSSERTYLRKIYEIAMAVKIESELSKDRILEIYVNQIYLGQRAYGFAAAAQTYFGKPLSKLSLAECAMLAELPKAPSTGNPQVNPKFARARQHYVLGRMLADGYIDRKAYDAAMAQPISVRGSEAAFANTTASGVHAGVHAEYAAELVRQMVANVYHEDAYEYGLNVITTIDSRAQALAYAALRRQVLAYDRLRGYRGPERHVDLDAPADDKARKRYIAAALAAAPEVPGFPAAVVLAAGPRAVRARLADGSTVEIRGGGLKFVAAALRRHAPRAHRITPGSIIRLARGANDDWTITQLPAVQAAFVAADARSGAVRALVGGFDFRLNKFDHVTQAWRQPGSSIKPFLFSAAIEKGVMTTTLVNDAPLIIPAAETGSTPWQPKDYEPDFKGPMTLREGLAESRNLVSIRVLQAIGPDYAQKYIERFGFDPGRNPAYLTMALGAGAVTPWQELGAYAIIANGGYAVHPYLIQRVTDGTGHVLMQAHPELAEQNAPRVYDARTDYVMNSLLQDVTRYGTAKRASVLHRDDIAGKTGTTNLSHDAWFSGYGGGTVAVSWVGFDQPKPLGAHETGGDLALPIWIDYMAGMLKGVPETVRPMPPGVVQVNGDVYLQEFQPGNGGIASIGVDDSSPAPGSVPAMTGANPAMSQWLQYERH, from the coding sequence ATGCGCCTGATCGGCTTTCTCGTCGTCGTCATCGGAGCCGGCGCCGCGTGCGCGGCGTTCCTCGGCGCGATGCTGTTTGCACTCGCCTACCACCGCCTCCCGTCCACCGAGGCGCTGACCAATTACCGGCCCAAGCTGCCGCTGCGCGTCTGGAGCGCCGACGGCGTCCTGCTGGGCGAGTTCGGCGAAGAGCGGCGCCGGTTCGTCGCCCTCCGCGACGTCCCGAAGCCGCTCAAGGAAGCCATTCTTGCGGCGGAAGACACGAATTTCTATCAGCATGGCGGCTTCGATGCGGCCGGCATCCTGCGGGCGATGGTCGCGGACATCGTGTCCGGCCATCGGGTCCAGGGCGCCAGCACGATCACGATGCAGGTGGCGCGCAACTTCTTCCTGAGTTCCGAGCGGACGTACCTGCGCAAGATTTATGAAATCGCGATGGCGGTCAAGATCGAATCGGAACTGTCCAAGGACCGCATCCTCGAGATCTACGTCAACCAGATCTACCTCGGCCAGCGGGCCTACGGATTCGCCGCCGCCGCGCAGACGTATTTCGGCAAGCCGCTGTCGAAGCTTTCGCTGGCGGAGTGCGCCATGCTTGCCGAACTGCCCAAGGCGCCCAGCACCGGCAATCCGCAGGTCAATCCGAAATTCGCGCGCGCGCGCCAGCACTACGTGCTCGGGCGCATGCTGGCGGACGGCTACATCGACCGGAAGGCATACGATGCCGCGATGGCACAGCCGATCTCCGTCCGCGGTAGCGAAGCCGCCTTCGCCAATACCACCGCTTCCGGAGTCCATGCGGGGGTTCATGCAGAGTACGCGGCGGAACTGGTCCGGCAGATGGTCGCCAACGTCTATCACGAGGACGCCTACGAGTACGGGTTGAACGTCATCACGACGATCGACAGCCGTGCCCAGGCACTGGCCTATGCCGCCTTGCGCCGGCAGGTGCTGGCCTACGACCGGCTGCGCGGCTACCGCGGGCCGGAACGCCACGTCGACCTCGACGCCCCAGCCGACGACAAGGCGCGCAAGCGGTACATCGCCGCGGCCCTCGCCGCGGCGCCCGAGGTTCCCGGCTTTCCGGCCGCCGTGGTGCTCGCCGCCGGGCCGCGCGCCGTGCGCGCCCGCCTAGCCGACGGCTCGACCGTCGAGATCCGGGGCGGCGGCCTGAAGTTCGTGGCCGCGGCGCTCCGGCGCCATGCGCCGCGCGCGCACCGGATCACGCCGGGTTCGATCATCCGGCTCGCCCGCGGCGCCAACGACGACTGGACGATCACGCAGCTGCCGGCGGTGCAGGCGGCATTCGTCGCCGCCGATGCCCGGAGCGGCGCGGTGCGCGCGCTCGTCGGCGGCTTCGATTTTCGGCTGAACAAGTTCGATCATGTGACGCAGGCCTGGCGGCAACCGGGTTCCAGCATCAAGCCGTTCCTCTTTTCCGCCGCGATCGAAAAGGGCGTGATGACCACGACCCTCGTCAACGATGCGCCGCTCATCATCCCGGCAGCGGAAACCGGCAGCACGCCGTGGCAACCCAAAGACTACGAGCCCGATTTCAAGGGACCGATGACGTTGCGGGAAGGACTGGCGGAATCGCGCAACCTCGTGTCGATCCGTGTGCTGCAGGCCATCGGCCCGGATTACGCCCAGAAGTACATCGAGCGCTTCGGCTTCGACCCCGGCAGAAACCCCGCGTACCTGACCATGGCGCTCGGGGCCGGGGCGGTCACGCCCTGGCAGGAGCTGGGCGCGTACGCGATCATCGCCAACGGCGGATACGCCGTGCATCCCTACCTCATCCAGCGGGTCACCGACGGAACCGGCCACGTCCTCATGCAGGCGCATCCGGAACTCGCGGAACAGAATGCGCCGCGGGTGTACGACGCCCGAACCGACTACGTGATGAACAGCCTGCTGCAGGACGTCACGCGGTACGGCACCGCCAAGCGCGCGTCGGTGCTCCATCGCGACGACATCGCCGGAAAAACCGGGACCACGAACCTGTCGCATGACGCGTGGTTCTCGGGCTACGGCGGCGGCACGGTGGCCGTGTCCTGGGTGGGCTTCGATCAACCGAAGCCGCTCGGCGCGCACGAAACGGGCGGCGACCTCGCCCTGCCGATCTGGATCGACTACATGGCCGGGATGCTGAAGGGGGTGCCGGAAACCGTGCGTCCGATGCCGCCGGGCGTGGTCCAGGTCAACGGCGATGTCTACCTGCAGGAATTTCAACCCGGCAACGGCGGCATCGCCAGCATCGGCGTCGACGACTCGTCTCCGGCGCCGGGCTCCGTCCCCGCGATGACCGGGGCCAACCCGGCCATGTCGCAATGGTTGCAATACGAGCGGCACTGA
- a CDS encoding putative Voltage-dependent potassium channel, with protein MVAIRAALKIRNRIEAAFASAGVRWETVLAIVAPVHRWWVRAGLPIVLALFNCALGAVLLRPYSAQLHALLRDAEQAKGLVRIADLLVLPPVFAALGLIVMSAGLALRARLAWLISFLLLAFTLGAAALNHHRHLDFLLTITIAQTLLLLLYWRRFDRSSLTTGALFALLGAGSVMTYGVLGALWLGAGFRPPIQDPVTAVYYAVVTMSTVGYGDIVPHTDGARLFTVSLIVLGITVFATTLGVVIGPLVGGSVKRIVQGRIAKVSRKNHFVIIGRSTLAFNIFRRLQERDVPITVVVPTGQELPYPGGTDVLIGDAASDSDLLHAAGVPAARMVLILRDDDAENAFAVLAVKEIAPQVRTIAVVNDPRNLEKIRRTQPDMVFAPQLLGGELLIRTLFEETVDNDLINRLLFPTETR; from the coding sequence ATGGTTGCAATACGAGCGGCACTGAAGATCCGGAACCGGATCGAGGCGGCATTCGCGTCCGCCGGGGTGCGCTGGGAGACCGTGCTCGCGATCGTGGCGCCGGTCCACCGATGGTGGGTCCGTGCCGGCCTTCCGATCGTCCTCGCCCTGTTCAACTGCGCGCTCGGCGCGGTGCTCCTGCGGCCCTACTCGGCCCAGCTCCACGCCCTGCTACGGGACGCGGAGCAAGCCAAGGGACTCGTACGGATCGCCGACCTCCTCGTCCTCCCCCCGGTATTCGCCGCCCTCGGGCTGATCGTGATGTCGGCCGGCCTGGCCCTGCGGGCGCGCCTTGCCTGGTTGATCTCGTTCCTCCTGCTCGCCTTCACCCTCGGCGCAGCGGCGCTGAATCACCATCGGCATCTCGACTTCCTGTTGACGATCACGATCGCACAGACCCTGCTGCTGCTGCTCTACTGGCGGCGCTTCGACCGCAGCAGCCTGACGACCGGAGCACTGTTCGCCCTGCTCGGCGCCGGCAGCGTGATGACGTACGGCGTGCTCGGCGCCCTATGGCTTGGCGCCGGATTCCGGCCGCCGATCCAGGATCCGGTCACCGCCGTCTATTACGCGGTCGTCACCATGTCCACGGTGGGCTATGGGGATATCGTTCCCCATACCGACGGTGCCAGGCTGTTCACGGTATCGTTGATCGTTCTGGGCATCACCGTCTTCGCCACCACCCTCGGCGTGGTCATCGGGCCGCTGGTCGGCGGCAGTGTCAAGCGCATCGTGCAAGGGAGGATCGCCAAGGTGTCCCGCAAGAACCACTTCGTCATCATCGGCCGTTCAACGCTGGCCTTCAACATCTTCCGCCGCCTGCAGGAGCGCGACGTACCCATCACGGTGGTGGTCCCGACCGGGCAGGAGCTGCCATACCCGGGGGGAACCGACGTGCTGATCGGTGATGCGGCCAGCGACAGCGATCTCCTGCACGCCGCCGGCGTGCCGGCCGCGCGCATGGTGCTGATCCTGCGCGACGACGATGCGGAGAACGCCTTTGCCGTGCTGGCGGTGAAGGAGATCGCCCCGCAGGTGCGGACGATCGCGGTGGTCAATGACCCGCGCAACCTGGAGAAGATCCGCCGGACGCAGCCCGACATGGTGTTCGCGCCGCAACTCCTCGGCGGCGAACTGCTGATCCGGACGCTGTTCGAGGAGACGGTCGACAACGACCTGATCAATCGCCTGCTGTTCCCGACGGAAACCCGCTAG